Proteins found in one Hirundo rustica isolate bHirRus1 chromosome 9, bHirRus1.pri.v3, whole genome shotgun sequence genomic segment:
- the PRKAA2 gene encoding 5'-AMP-activated protein kinase catalytic subunit alpha-2, which produces MAEKQKHDGRVKIGHYVLGDTLGVGTFGKVKIGEHQLTGHKVAVKILNRQKIRSLDVVGKIKREIQNLKLFRHPHIIKLYQVISTPTDFFMVMEYVSGGELFDYICKHGRVEEAEARRLFQQILSAVDYCHRHMVVHRDLKPENVLLDAHMNAKIADFGLSNMMSDGEFLRTSCGSPNYAAPEVISGRLYAGPEVDIWSCGVILYALLCGTLPFDDEHVPTLFKKIRGGVFYIPEYLNRSVATLLMHMLQVDPLKRATIKDIREHEWFKEELPSYLFPEDPSYDATVIDDDAVREVCEKFECTESEVMNSLYSGDPQDQLAVAYHLVIDNRRIMNQASEFYLASSPPTGSFMDDSALHIPPGVKPHPERMPPLIADSPKARCPLDALNTTKPKPLTVKKAKWHLGIRSQSKPYDIMAEVYRAMKQLDFEWKVVNAYHLRVRRKNPVTGNYVKMSLQLYQVDNRSYLLDFKSIDDEVMEQRSGSSTPQRSCSAAGLHRPRLSIDAAAATECQSLMGSLSGSFVGSIPSVPPRLGSHTMDFFEMCASLIMALAR; this is translated from the exons ATGGCCGAGAAGCAGAAGCACGATGGGCGGGTGAAGATCGGCCACTACGTGCTGGGGGACACGCTGGGGGTCGGCACCTTCGGCAAAGTCAAGA TTGGTGAACACCAGCTGACAGGGCACAAGGTAGCAGTGAAAATACTGAACAGGCAGAAAATCCGCAGCCTGGATGTGGTGGGCAAGATCAAACGGGAAATTCAAAACCTGAAGCTCTTCCGGCACCCTCACATCATCAAGCT GTATCAGGTCATCAGCACACCAACAGACTTCTTCATGGTCATGGAGTACGTGTCGGGCGGGGAACTGTTTGATTACATCTGTAAGCACGGACGT GTCGAGGAGGCAGAAGCTCGACGCCTTTTCCAGCAGATCCTCTCCGCCGTGGATTACTGCCACAGGCACATGGTTGTGCACAGGGACCTGAAGCCGGAGAACGTGCTGCTGGACGCACACATGAATGCAAAGATAGCTGATTTCG gaCTGTCCAACATGATGTCAGATGGTGAATTTCTACGCACCAGCTGCGGTTCCCCAAATTATGCAGCCCCTGAAGTCATCTCTGGAAG GCTCTATGCTGGCCCAGAGGTGGACATCTGGAGCTGTGGTGTCATCCTCTACGCCCTGCTCTGTGGCACTCTGCCTTTTGACGACGAGCATGTCCCCACCCTGTTCAAGAAGATCCGTGGGGGAGTGTTTTACATCCCTGAATACCTCAACCGCTCCGTGGCCACGCTCCTCATGCACATGCTGCAGGTGGACCCCCTCAAGAGAGCCACCATCAAGGACATCAG GGAACACGAGTGGTTCAAGGAAGAGCTGCCCAGCTACCTGTTCCCAGAGGACCCTTCCTACGACGCCACGGTCATCGACGACGACGCGGTGCGGGAGGTGTGCGAGAAGTTTGAGTGCACGGAGTCGGAGGTGATGAACAGCCTGTACAGCGGCGACCCGCAGGACCAGCTGGCCGTGGCCTACCACCTGGTCATCGACAACCGCCGCATCATGAACCAGGCCAGCGAGTTCTACCTGGCCTCCAGCCCTCCCACCGGCTCCTTCATGGACGACAGCGCCCTGCACATCCCTCCGGGCGTGAAGCCGCACCCCGAGCGCATGCCGCCGCTCATCGCCGACAGCCCCAAGGCCCGCTGCCCCCTGGACGCCCTCAACACCACCAAGCCAAAGCCCCTGACTGTCAAAAAGGCCAAGTGGCACCTGGGGATCCGCAGCCAGAGCAAGCCCTATGACATTATGGCCGAGGTGTACCGGGCTATGAAGCAGCTGGACTTCGAGTGGAAG GTGGTGAACGCCTACCACCTGCGGGTGCGCCGCAAGAACCCCGTCACCGGCAACTACGTCAAGATGAGCCTGCAGCTCTACCAGGTGGACAACCGCAGCTATCTGCTGGACTTCAAAAGCATCGATG ACGAGGTGATGGAGCAGAGGTCTGGCTCCTCCACGCCCCAGCGCTCCTGCTCGGCCGCGGGTTTGCACCGGCCGCGCCTGAGCATCGACGCGGCGGCGGCCACCGAGTGCCAGTCGCTGATGGGCTCCCTGAGCGGCTCCTTCGTGGGCAGCATCCCCTCGGTGCCCCCGCGCCTGGGCAGCCACACCATGGACTTCTTCGAGATGTGCGCCAGCCTCATCATGGCCCTGGCGCGCTGA